A genome region from Buchnera aphidicola (Cinara splendens) includes the following:
- a CDS encoding UvrD-helicase domain-containing protein, which translates to MMLNKFQNKAIHIIDNPCLILAGAGSGKTSVIINKVITLITIYQYDPKKIFAITFTNKAAKEIKYRLCKKLTVKQIKDITVSTFHALGLKIIRSEYKILGLKKNFTLFDEDEQLRLLKSLTDANIKNDVFFLKKLLYQISNWKNNLLTPKLAHEKINSSLEKTYVLLYEKYDLFLKQHNILDFSDLIFLPTMLLQNNTYIKLNWQKKVQYLLVDEYQDINISQYQLMKLLCGHNSNLTVVGDNDQSIYSWRGAQQKIFYLLKQDFPSLDLIKLEQNYRSSGCILHAANILISNNINFFNKKLFSTLDYGNKIFVFMFINEIHEAQQIIRYIQKHKSNYKNKYNDYAILYRSNYQVKVVESELIYRNIPYIVHAGHSFFSSLEIKDLLAYLRLIVNHTDDLAFLRIINVPRRKIGLITLSKLKIFAKKNQISLFAASTDKRMIVQLNATVVLKLNNFIVWILHLSSFLSNKPENILNYIINDVNYFDWVINYYNNVALSEKRIQDIVFFSQWLHKTLVGNSTTIPLKLEDVLIHFLCGDFERLDADHTNLEHDKLHLMTIHASKGLEFSVVCIIGMEEGTFPHQKSIIDNNITEERRLMYVGMTRAKTQLLLSFCKNKKRFGIFSNLQPSRFLFELPKKEIYWVNYHMNYNKKLCNKNYIISDLK; encoded by the coding sequence ATGATGTTAAATAAATTTCAAAATAAAGCTATTCATATAATTGATAATCCGTGTTTAATTTTAGCTGGAGCAGGATCAGGAAAAACTAGTGTTATAATTAATAAAGTTATAACATTAATTACTATATATCAATATGATCCTAAAAAAATTTTTGCAATAACATTTACTAATAAAGCAGCTAAAGAAATTAAATATCGTTTATGTAAAAAATTAACTGTTAAACAAATTAAAGATATTACAGTATCTACTTTTCATGCATTAGGCTTAAAGATTATTCGTAGTGAATATAAAATTTTAGGTTTAAAAAAAAATTTTACATTATTTGATGAAGATGAACAGTTGCGTCTTTTAAAAAGTTTAACTGATGCTAATATTAAAAATGATGTTTTTTTTTTAAAAAAGTTGCTTTATCAAATTTCTAATTGGAAAAATAACTTATTAACTCCTAAATTAGCTCATGAGAAAATTAATTCTTCTTTAGAAAAGACATATGTTTTGTTATATGAAAAATATGATTTATTCTTAAAACAACATAATATACTAGATTTTAGTGATTTGATTTTTTTACCTACTATGTTGCTACAAAATAATACTTATATAAAATTGAATTGGCAAAAAAAAGTTCAATATTTATTAGTAGATGAATATCAAGATATTAATATTAGTCAATATCAATTAATGAAGTTATTATGTGGTCATAATTCTAATTTAACGGTTGTTGGTGATAATGATCAATCTATTTATTCATGGAGAGGAGCTCAACAAAAAATTTTTTATTTATTAAAACAAGACTTTCCTTCTTTAGATCTAATTAAACTAGAACAAAATTATCGTTCTTCTGGATGTATATTGCATGCAGCTAATATATTAATTTCTAACAATATTAATTTTTTTAATAAAAAATTATTTTCTACTTTAGATTACGGAAATAAAATTTTTGTGTTTATGTTTATTAACGAAATTCATGAAGCACAACAAATTATTCGATATATTCAAAAACATAAATCTAATTATAAGAATAAGTATAATGATTATGCCATTTTATATCGTAGTAATTATCAAGTAAAGGTTGTAGAATCAGAATTAATATATCGAAACATTCCATATATTGTTCATGCAGGGCATTCTTTTTTTAGTTCTTTGGAAATTAAGGATTTATTAGCCTATTTAAGATTAATTGTTAATCATACAGATGATTTGGCATTTTTGCGAATTATTAATGTTCCACGTCGAAAAATAGGATTAATTACTCTATCTAAGTTAAAAATTTTTGCTAAGAAAAATCAAATTAGTTTATTTGCCGCCAGTACAGATAAACGTATGATTGTTCAATTAAATGCAACTGTTGTATTAAAATTAAATAATTTTATAGTATGGATTTTACATTTATCCTCATTTTTATCAAATAAACCAGAAAATATTTTAAATTATATAATTAATGATGTTAATTATTTTGATTGGGTTATCAATTATTATAATAATGTTGCTTTGTCTGAAAAACGTATACAGGATATAGTATTTTTTTCACAATGGTTACATAAAACTTTAGTAGGTAATAGTACAACCATACCTTTAAAATTAGAGGATGTATTAATACATTTTCTTTGTGGTGATTTTGAACGTTTAGATGCTGATCATACTAATTTAGAACATGATAAATTACATTTAATGACTATACATGCTTCTAAAGGATTAGAATTTTCGGTTGTTTGTATTATTGGTATGGAAGAAGGAACTTTTCCACATCAAAAAAGTATTATAGATAATAATATTACAGAAGAACGTCGTTTGATGTACGTTGGAATGACTCGTGCAAAAACCCAATTATTACTTAGTTTTTGTAAAAATAAGAAAAGATTTGGTATTTTTAGTAATTTACAACCAAGTCGTTTTT
- the ilvC gene encoding ketol-acid reductoisomerase, with product MNNFFNSLSFREKLIDLHTGFLMDKHEFLQTKKILENKNIVIVGCGAQGLNQGLNLRDSGYNVSFALRKSSISNKSNSWKNAIKENFCVDTYKKLIPNADLVINLTPDKQHSRVVKKLQLLMKKNSILGYSHGFNIVEEGEKIRSDITVIMVAPKCPGTEVRQEFLRGFGVPTLIAVHKENDLQKKGLSIAKAWAFGLGAHRAGVLQSSFIAEVKSDLMGEQTILCGMLQACSLTCYEHLVEKGYSSDYSATLLQFGWEKLAECMKEGGIKLLLDRLSNPSKIRAHQLSLQLKNILKPLFCLHMDNIISGDFSESMMLDWKNGDKQLIQWRQDLKKSNFENADVYSGRKILDYEYFDKCVLMVAMLKAGVELSFEVMVETGITPASAYYESLHELPLITNTISRKRLYEMNLVISDTAEYGSYLFSERALPILNKFVRTIRSDDLGESIENRSISNQELQYVNDIVSSHAIEKIGRKLRLYMNVMKSTMVK from the coding sequence ATGAACAATTTTTTTAATTCTCTCTCTTTTAGGGAAAAATTGATAGATTTACATACTGGTTTTTTAATGGATAAACATGAATTTTTACAAACAAAAAAAATATTAGAAAATAAAAACATTGTTATAGTGGGATGTGGTGCACAAGGATTAAATCAAGGACTTAATTTGCGAGATTCTGGATATAATGTTTCGTTTGCTCTTAGAAAATCTTCTATATCAAATAAATCTAATTCTTGGAAAAATGCTATTAAAGAAAATTTTTGTGTAGATACATATAAAAAATTAATCCCTAATGCAGATTTAGTAATTAATTTAACACCTGACAAACAACATTCTCGAGTTGTTAAAAAATTACAATTATTAATGAAAAAAAATTCTATTTTAGGTTATTCTCATGGATTTAATATTGTTGAAGAAGGAGAAAAAATTCGATCAGATATTACTGTTATTATGGTAGCTCCTAAGTGTCCTGGTACTGAAGTACGACAAGAATTTTTAAGAGGATTTGGTGTTCCAACATTAATTGCAGTGCACAAAGAAAATGATTTACAAAAAAAAGGTTTAAGTATTGCAAAAGCATGGGCTTTTGGTTTAGGAGCACATCGTGCTGGAGTATTACAATCTTCTTTTATTGCTGAAGTAAAATCTGATTTAATGGGAGAACAAACTATTCTATGTGGTATGTTACAAGCTTGTTCTCTTACTTGTTATGAGCATCTTGTAGAAAAAGGATATAGTTCTGATTATTCTGCTACTTTATTGCAATTTGGATGGGAAAAATTAGCAGAATGTATGAAAGAAGGTGGAATAAAATTATTATTAGATCGTTTATCTAATCCATCTAAAATTCGTGCACATCAATTATCTTTACAACTAAAAAATATATTAAAACCATTATTTTGCTTGCATATGGATAATATTATTTCCGGTGATTTTTCGGAAAGTATGATGTTAGATTGGAAAAATGGAGATAAACAATTAATTCAATGGAGACAAGATTTAAAAAAATCTAATTTTGAAAATGCTGATGTGTATTCTGGAAGAAAAATTTTAGATTATGAATATTTTGATAAATGTGTTTTGATGGTCGCTATGTTAAAAGCCGGTGTAGAATTGTCATTTGAAGTTATGGTAGAAACAGGGATAACTCCAGCTTCAGCATATTATGAATCTTTACATGAATTACCATTGATTACTAATACAATTTCTAGAAAAAGATTATATGAAATGAATTTAGTTATATCTGATACAGCAGAATATGGTAGTTATCTATTTTCTGAACGAGCACTTCCTATATTAAATAAATTTGTACGCACTATTCGTAGTGATGATTTAGGAGAATCTATTGAGAATCGATCTATTAGTAATCAAGAATTACAATACGTTAATGATATAGTTAGTAGTCATGCTATTGAAAAGATAGGAAGAAAATTACGTCTATATATGAATGTTATGAAGTCTACAATGGTCAAATAA
- the ilvD gene encoding dihydroxy-acid dehydratase: MPIYRSSTTINGRNMAGARALWRATGVQDKDFGKPIIAVVNSFTEFVPGHIHLRELGKLVSNQIYKCGGIPKEFNTIAIDDGIAMGHSGMLYSLPSRELIADSIEYMINAHCVDSMVCISNCDKITPGMLLAALRLNIPSVFVSGGPMESGKIIVDDHIIKIDLVDAIAHGANKNTSSRILSKIEHSACPTCGSCSGMFTANSMNCLTEAIGLSLPGNGTVLATHADRKDLFLQAGKIIVKNTKDYYQCNERSLLPKNLVTRSTLKNAMILDIAMGGSTNTVLHLLAMAHEAKINFSMTDIDHLSRIVPHLCKLSPSTTKYHMEDLHRSGGVIGILSELNKINLLKTSVFNILGLTLQETIKKYDILNISNKDIFRFYSSGPQGVKTLVPFSQSFRWSKLDTDRIHGCIRSKKYAYSQDGGLAVLTGNLAIRGCIVKTAAIDEKNMIFSGIAKVYESQDEAVNAILNYEICSGDVVVIRYEGPRGGPGMQEMLYPTTYLKSMGLDKKCALITDGRFSGGTSGISIGHISPEAATKGLIALVYTGDIININILQRSITLQISAQEIQRRRILEEKRGKKSYTPKYRVRNISDSLRMYSMFATSADTGAVRSLKKIY, from the coding sequence ATGCCAATATATCGTTCATCAACAACTATTAACGGTAGAAATATGGCCGGAGCAAGAGCATTATGGCGCGCAACCGGTGTACAAGATAAAGATTTTGGTAAACCAATTATTGCAGTAGTTAATTCATTCACTGAATTTGTTCCAGGTCATATACATTTACGTGAATTGGGTAAATTAGTTTCCAATCAAATTTATAAATGCGGAGGAATTCCTAAAGAATTTAATACTATTGCTATTGATGATGGAATTGCTATGGGGCATTCCGGAATGCTGTACTCACTGCCTTCTAGGGAACTAATAGCAGATTCTATTGAATATATGATTAACGCACATTGTGTTGATTCTATGGTATGTATCTCAAATTGTGATAAGATTACACCAGGTATGTTATTGGCTGCTTTACGACTGAACATTCCTTCTGTTTTTGTTTCTGGAGGACCTATGGAATCCGGAAAAATAATAGTTGATGATCATATTATTAAAATTGATTTAGTTGATGCTATTGCTCACGGAGCTAATAAAAATACTTCATCACGTATTTTATCTAAAATTGAACATTCTGCTTGTCCAACATGTGGTTCGTGTTCAGGAATGTTTACTGCTAATTCTATGAATTGTTTAACTGAAGCTATCGGTTTGTCTCTTCCTGGAAATGGGACAGTTTTAGCTACTCATGCTGACAGAAAAGATTTATTTTTACAAGCTGGTAAAATTATTGTTAAAAATACAAAAGATTACTATCAATGTAATGAAAGAAGTTTATTACCCAAAAATCTAGTAACACGCTCTACCTTAAAAAATGCTATGATTTTAGATATTGCTATGGGTGGTTCTACAAATACTGTCTTGCATTTATTAGCTATGGCCCATGAAGCAAAAATTAATTTTTCAATGACAGATATTGATCACTTATCTAGGATAGTTCCTCATTTATGTAAACTGTCTCCTAGTACTACTAAATATCATATGGAAGATTTACATCGTTCTGGAGGGGTAATTGGTATTTTATCTGAATTAAACAAAATTAATTTACTAAAGACATCAGTATTTAATATATTGGGGTTAACATTACAGGAAACTATTAAAAAATATGATATATTAAATATATCTAATAAAGATATATTTCGTTTTTATTCATCTGGTCCTCAAGGAGTTAAAACGTTAGTTCCTTTTTCACAATCATTTCGATGGTCTAAATTAGATACAGATCGTATTCACGGTTGTATTCGATCTAAAAAATATGCATATAGTCAAGATGGAGGACTAGCTGTATTAACTGGTAATCTAGCAATTCGTGGCTGTATAGTAAAAACAGCTGCAATTGATGAAAAAAATATGATATTTTCAGGAATAGCTAAAGTTTATGAAAGTCAAGATGAAGCTGTTAATGCTATTTTAAATTATGAAATTTGTTCTGGAGATGTAGTAGTTATTCGATATGAAGGACCTCGTGGAGGACCTGGAATGCAAGAAATGCTTTATCCTACTACGTATTTAAAATCTATGGGATTAGATAAAAAGTGTGCATTAATTACTGATGGTCGTTTTTCTGGTGGAACATCTGGTATCTCTATAGGTCATATTTCTCCCGAAGCAGCTACAAAGGGATTAATTGCTTTAGTGTATACTGGAGATATAATTAATATTAATATTTTACAACGCAGTATAACTCTACAAATTTCTGCACAAGAAATACAGCGTCGGAGAATTCTAGAAGAAAAAAGAGGAAAAAAATCTTATACACCTAAATATCGTGTACGAAATATTTCAGATTCTTTACGAATGTACAGTATGTTCGCTACTAGTGCTGATACTGGAGCAGTAAGAAGTTTAAAAAAAATATATTGA
- a CDS encoding IscS subfamily cysteine desulfurase codes for MKFPIYLDYASTTPVDPLVKKKMNKYYSLNDVFGNPASRSHEFGWKAEEAVDIARHEIADLIHSDAREIIFTSGATESNNLAIKGIYEFHKKKKTHIITSQIEHKSVLDSCRYLEYQGCEVTYLKPNKYGIINISQIQESINHNTLLVSIMHINNEIGSIQNIEEIGHFCRHKNIFFHVDATQSIGKIDIDTQKIPIDLLSFSAHKIYGPKGIGALYICRQPRIRLSPQIHGGGHERGFRSGTLPVHQIVGFGEACKILKKRMKKDMSHAKYLRDMLWNGLSNIQEIYLNSNFNYVTNNIINISFNFIEGESLLMALKNLAVSSGSACTSASLEPSYVLRAIGIKDELAHSSIRFSIGRFTTSEEIKYAIIAIRHAICKLRKLSPLWEMFQSGIDMKKIIWS; via the coding sequence ATGAAATTTCCTATTTATTTAGATTACGCATCTACTACCCCGGTAGACCCTTTAGTAAAAAAAAAAATGAACAAATATTATTCTTTAAATGATGTTTTTGGAAATCCAGCATCTAGATCACATGAATTTGGGTGGAAAGCAGAAGAAGCTGTCGATATAGCTAGACATGAAATTGCTGATTTAATTCATTCAGATGCTAGAGAAATAATTTTCACTTCAGGAGCTACTGAATCAAATAATCTAGCTATTAAAGGAATTTATGAATTTCATAAAAAAAAGAAAACACACATCATCACTAGCCAGATAGAGCATAAATCAGTACTAGATAGTTGTCGATATTTAGAATATCAAGGATGTGAAGTAACATACTTGAAACCAAATAAATATGGTATTATTAATATCTCTCAAATTCAAGAATCTATTAACCATAACACTTTACTAGTTTCTATTATGCATATAAATAATGAAATTGGATCAATTCAAAATATTGAAGAAATTGGTCATTTTTGTAGACATAAAAATATCTTTTTTCATGTAGACGCTACACAAAGTATCGGAAAAATAGATATAGATACACAAAAAATACCAATCGATTTATTATCATTTTCTGCTCATAAAATATATGGACCGAAAGGAATTGGAGCATTATATATTTGTAGACAACCCAGAATTAGATTATCTCCCCAAATACATGGAGGTGGACATGAAAGAGGATTTCGTTCTGGAACATTACCTGTTCACCAAATTGTAGGTTTTGGAGAGGCATGTAAAATTTTAAAAAAAAGAATGAAAAAGGATATGTCACACGCAAAATATTTACGTGATATGTTATGGAATGGTTTATCTAATATTCAAGAAATTTATTTAAATAGTAATTTTAATTATGTGACTAACAATATAATTAATATTAGTTTTAACTTTATTGAAGGTGAATCATTATTAATGGCTTTAAAAAATTTAGCAGTATCTTCTGGATCTGCATGTACATCAGCAAGTCTAGAACCATCTTATGTTTTACGTGCCATAGGAATAAAAGATGAGTTAGCTCATAGCTCTATTAGATTCTCTATAGGACGCTTTACAACTTCAGAAGAAATTAAATATGCTATAATAGCAATTAGACATGCAATTTGTAAATTAAGAAAACTGTCACCTCTTTGGGAAATGTTTCAATCAGGTATTGATATGAAAAAAATTATTTGGAGTTAA